One region of Malania oleifera isolate guangnan ecotype guangnan chromosome 6, ASM2987363v1, whole genome shotgun sequence genomic DNA includes:
- the LOC131158431 gene encoding hydroxyproline O-galactosyltransferase HPGT1-like isoform X1, whose protein sequence is MNSRASQNRLTGSALRSPISSLSLAMFATMAAIYVAGRLWMDAESRVYLIKELDRRTGQGKSAISVDDTLKIIACREQKKKLTALEMELGEAKQEGLVPKRLSNNIGTPSKKKNLIVIGIITTFGHKKNRDAIRRAWMPAGSNLKKLEDQKGIVIRFVIGRSANRGDSSDRDIEIENKETNDFIVLDDHVEAPREHPKKIKLFFSYAVEKWDAEFYTKVNDNVYVNIDALGATLTPHLDKPRVYIGCMKSGEVFSEPSHKWYEPDWWKFGDKKTYFRHASGEIYAISQALAQFISINRSILRTFAHDDVSAGSWFIGLDAMHIDESKFCCSSWSSGFSLSLSLSHTHSHTHTTKKNGIFTGTGEYACCWLNP, encoded by the exons ATGAATAGCCGGGCTTCGCAGAACCGGCTAACTGGTTCCGCTCTTCGATCACCGATTTCGTCTCTCTCACTCGCGATGTTCGCGACCATGGCTGCGATCTACGTCGCCGGTCG GCTATGGATGGACGCAGAGAGCAGGGTTTACTTGATTAAAGAGCTTGATAGGAGGACTGGCCAG ggGAAGTCTGCCATATCTGTTGATGACACATTGAAAATCATAGCCTGTAG GGAACAAAAGAAGAAGTTAACAGCCCTTGAGATGGAGCTGGGTGAAGCTAAGCAGGAAGGTTTGGTTCCAAAGCGCCTCTCAAATAACATTGGGACTCCTTCTAAGAAAAAGAATCTCATTGTCATAGGAATCATTACGACTTTTGGTCACAAGAAAAACAGAGATGCAATTCGTAGGGCATGGATGCCAGCAG GTTCAAATTTAAAGAAATTGGAGGATCAAAAGGGCATTGTCATACGATTTGTAATAGGAAGAAG TGCGAATCGCGGAGACAGCTCAGACAGGGACATCGAAATTGAAAATAAGGAGACCAATGACTTCATTGTTCTT GATGATCATGTGGAGGCACCTAGGGAGCAtccaaagaagataaaattaTTCTTCAGTTATGCAGTGGAGAAGTGGGATGCTGAGTTCTACACAAAGGTCAATGATAATGTCTATGTTAATATTG ATGCCTTGGGGGCAACACTCACTCCTCATTTGGACAAACCTCGTGTTTATATCGGATGCATGAAATCAGGCGAAGTTTTCTCTGAGCC GTCTCACAAATGGTATGAACCAGACTGGTGGAAATTTGGTGACAAAAAAAC ATACTTTCGTCACGCTTCGGGTGAGATATATGCCATTTCACAAGCTCTAGCCCAGTTTATTTCAATAAACag GTCAATTCTTCGAACATTTGCCCACGATGATGTTAGTGCTGGGTCATGGTTTATAGGACTTGATGCGATGCATATAGATGAAAGCAAGTTTTGCTGCTCCTCTTGGTCATccggtttctctctctctctctctctctcacacacacactcacacacacacacaacaaaaaaaaatggGATTTTTACTGGAACAGGGGAATATGCATGTTGTTGGTTGAATCCATGA
- the LOC131158431 gene encoding hydroxyproline O-galactosyltransferase HPGT1-like isoform X5: protein MDAESRVYLIKELDRRTGQGKSAISVDDTLKIIACREQKKKLTALEMELGEAKQEGLVPKRLSNNIGTPSKKKNLIVIGIITTFGHKKNRDAIRRAWMPAGSNLKKLEDQKGIVIRFVIGRSANRGDSSDRDIEIENKETNDFIVLDDHVEAPREHPKKIKLFFSYAVEKWDAEFYTKVNDNVYVNIDALGATLTPHLDKPRVYIGCMKSGEVFSEPSHKWYEPDWWKFGDKKTYFRHASGEIYAISQALAQFISINRSILRTFAHDDVSAGSWFIGLDAMHIDESKFCCSSWSSGFSLSLSLSHTHSHTHTTKKNGIFTGTGEYACCWLNP, encoded by the exons ATGGACGCAGAGAGCAGGGTTTACTTGATTAAAGAGCTTGATAGGAGGACTGGCCAG ggGAAGTCTGCCATATCTGTTGATGACACATTGAAAATCATAGCCTGTAG GGAACAAAAGAAGAAGTTAACAGCCCTTGAGATGGAGCTGGGTGAAGCTAAGCAGGAAGGTTTGGTTCCAAAGCGCCTCTCAAATAACATTGGGACTCCTTCTAAGAAAAAGAATCTCATTGTCATAGGAATCATTACGACTTTTGGTCACAAGAAAAACAGAGATGCAATTCGTAGGGCATGGATGCCAGCAG GTTCAAATTTAAAGAAATTGGAGGATCAAAAGGGCATTGTCATACGATTTGTAATAGGAAGAAG TGCGAATCGCGGAGACAGCTCAGACAGGGACATCGAAATTGAAAATAAGGAGACCAATGACTTCATTGTTCTT GATGATCATGTGGAGGCACCTAGGGAGCAtccaaagaagataaaattaTTCTTCAGTTATGCAGTGGAGAAGTGGGATGCTGAGTTCTACACAAAGGTCAATGATAATGTCTATGTTAATATTG ATGCCTTGGGGGCAACACTCACTCCTCATTTGGACAAACCTCGTGTTTATATCGGATGCATGAAATCAGGCGAAGTTTTCTCTGAGCC GTCTCACAAATGGTATGAACCAGACTGGTGGAAATTTGGTGACAAAAAAAC ATACTTTCGTCACGCTTCGGGTGAGATATATGCCATTTCACAAGCTCTAGCCCAGTTTATTTCAATAAACag GTCAATTCTTCGAACATTTGCCCACGATGATGTTAGTGCTGGGTCATGGTTTATAGGACTTGATGCGATGCATATAGATGAAAGCAAGTTTTGCTGCTCCTCTTGGTCATccggtttctctctctctctctctctctcacacacacactcacacacacacacaacaaaaaaaaatggGATTTTTACTGGAACAGGGGAATATGCATGTTGTTGGTTGAATCCATGA
- the LOC131158431 gene encoding hydroxyproline O-galactosyltransferase HPGT1-like isoform X4 — MNSRASQNRLTGSALRSPISSLSLAMFATMAAIYVAGRLWMDAESRVYLIKELDRRTGQGKSAISVDDTLKIIACREQKKKLTALEMELGEAKQEGLVPKRLSNNIGTPSKKKNLIVIGIITTFGHKKNRDAIRRAWMPAGSNLKKLEDQKGIVIRFVIGRSANRGDSSDRDIEIENKETNDFIVLDDHVEAPREHPKKIKLFFSYAVEKWDAEFYTKVNDNVYVNIDALGATLTPHLDKPRVYIGCMKSGEVFSEPSHKWYEPDWWKFGDKKTYFRHASGEIYAISQALAQFISINRSILRTFAHDDVSAGSWFIGLDAMHIDESAVCAAV, encoded by the exons ATGAATAGCCGGGCTTCGCAGAACCGGCTAACTGGTTCCGCTCTTCGATCACCGATTTCGTCTCTCTCACTCGCGATGTTCGCGACCATGGCTGCGATCTACGTCGCCGGTCG GCTATGGATGGACGCAGAGAGCAGGGTTTACTTGATTAAAGAGCTTGATAGGAGGACTGGCCAG ggGAAGTCTGCCATATCTGTTGATGACACATTGAAAATCATAGCCTGTAG GGAACAAAAGAAGAAGTTAACAGCCCTTGAGATGGAGCTGGGTGAAGCTAAGCAGGAAGGTTTGGTTCCAAAGCGCCTCTCAAATAACATTGGGACTCCTTCTAAGAAAAAGAATCTCATTGTCATAGGAATCATTACGACTTTTGGTCACAAGAAAAACAGAGATGCAATTCGTAGGGCATGGATGCCAGCAG GTTCAAATTTAAAGAAATTGGAGGATCAAAAGGGCATTGTCATACGATTTGTAATAGGAAGAAG TGCGAATCGCGGAGACAGCTCAGACAGGGACATCGAAATTGAAAATAAGGAGACCAATGACTTCATTGTTCTT GATGATCATGTGGAGGCACCTAGGGAGCAtccaaagaagataaaattaTTCTTCAGTTATGCAGTGGAGAAGTGGGATGCTGAGTTCTACACAAAGGTCAATGATAATGTCTATGTTAATATTG ATGCCTTGGGGGCAACACTCACTCCTCATTTGGACAAACCTCGTGTTTATATCGGATGCATGAAATCAGGCGAAGTTTTCTCTGAGCC GTCTCACAAATGGTATGAACCAGACTGGTGGAAATTTGGTGACAAAAAAAC ATACTTTCGTCACGCTTCGGGTGAGATATATGCCATTTCACAAGCTCTAGCCCAGTTTATTTCAATAAACag GTCAATTCTTCGAACATTTGCCCACGATGATGTTAGTGCTGGGTCATGGTTTATAGGACTTGATGCGATGCATATAGATGAAA gtgcGGTATGTGCAGCTGTATGA
- the LOC131158431 gene encoding hydroxyproline O-galactosyltransferase HPGT1-like isoform X2 codes for MNSRASQNRLTGSALRSPISSLSLAMFATMAAIYVAGRLWMDAESRVYLIKELDRRTGQGKSAISVDDTLKIIACREQKKKLTALEMELGEAKQEGLVPKRLSNNIGTPSKKKNLIVIGIITTFGHKKNRDAIRRAWMPAGSNLKKLEDQKGIVIRFVIGRSANRGDSSDRDIEIENKETNDFIVLDDHVEAPREHPKKIKLFFSYAVEKWDAEFYTKVNDNVYVNIDALGATLTPHLDKPRVYIGCMKSGEVFSEPSHKWYEPDWWKFGDKKTYFRHASGEIYAISQALAQFISINRSILRTFAHDDVSAGSWFIGLDAMHIDESKFCCSSWSSGAVCAAV; via the exons ATGAATAGCCGGGCTTCGCAGAACCGGCTAACTGGTTCCGCTCTTCGATCACCGATTTCGTCTCTCTCACTCGCGATGTTCGCGACCATGGCTGCGATCTACGTCGCCGGTCG GCTATGGATGGACGCAGAGAGCAGGGTTTACTTGATTAAAGAGCTTGATAGGAGGACTGGCCAG ggGAAGTCTGCCATATCTGTTGATGACACATTGAAAATCATAGCCTGTAG GGAACAAAAGAAGAAGTTAACAGCCCTTGAGATGGAGCTGGGTGAAGCTAAGCAGGAAGGTTTGGTTCCAAAGCGCCTCTCAAATAACATTGGGACTCCTTCTAAGAAAAAGAATCTCATTGTCATAGGAATCATTACGACTTTTGGTCACAAGAAAAACAGAGATGCAATTCGTAGGGCATGGATGCCAGCAG GTTCAAATTTAAAGAAATTGGAGGATCAAAAGGGCATTGTCATACGATTTGTAATAGGAAGAAG TGCGAATCGCGGAGACAGCTCAGACAGGGACATCGAAATTGAAAATAAGGAGACCAATGACTTCATTGTTCTT GATGATCATGTGGAGGCACCTAGGGAGCAtccaaagaagataaaattaTTCTTCAGTTATGCAGTGGAGAAGTGGGATGCTGAGTTCTACACAAAGGTCAATGATAATGTCTATGTTAATATTG ATGCCTTGGGGGCAACACTCACTCCTCATTTGGACAAACCTCGTGTTTATATCGGATGCATGAAATCAGGCGAAGTTTTCTCTGAGCC GTCTCACAAATGGTATGAACCAGACTGGTGGAAATTTGGTGACAAAAAAAC ATACTTTCGTCACGCTTCGGGTGAGATATATGCCATTTCACAAGCTCTAGCCCAGTTTATTTCAATAAACag GTCAATTCTTCGAACATTTGCCCACGATGATGTTAGTGCTGGGTCATGGTTTATAGGACTTGATGCGATGCATATAGATGAAAGCAAGTTTTGCTGCTCCTCTTGGTCATccg gtgcGGTATGTGCAGCTGTATGA
- the LOC131158431 gene encoding hydroxyproline O-galactosyltransferase HPGT1-like isoform X3, which yields MNSRASQNRLTGSALRSPISSLSLAMFATMAAIYVAGRLWMDAESRVYLIKELDRRTGQGKSAISVDDTLKIIACREQKKKLTALEMELGEAKQEGLVPKRLSNNIGTPSKKKNLIVIGIITTFGHKKNRDAIRRAWMPAGSNLKKLEDQKGIVIRFVIGRSANRGDSSDRDIEIENKETNDFIVLDDHVEAPREHPKKIKLFFSYAVEKWDAEFYTKVNDNVYVNIDALGATLTPHLDKPRVYIGCMKSGEVFSEPSHKWYEPDWWKFGDKKTYFRHASGEIYAISQALAQFISINRSILRTFAHDDVSAGSWFIGLDAMHIDESKFCCSSWCGMCSCMT from the exons ATGAATAGCCGGGCTTCGCAGAACCGGCTAACTGGTTCCGCTCTTCGATCACCGATTTCGTCTCTCTCACTCGCGATGTTCGCGACCATGGCTGCGATCTACGTCGCCGGTCG GCTATGGATGGACGCAGAGAGCAGGGTTTACTTGATTAAAGAGCTTGATAGGAGGACTGGCCAG ggGAAGTCTGCCATATCTGTTGATGACACATTGAAAATCATAGCCTGTAG GGAACAAAAGAAGAAGTTAACAGCCCTTGAGATGGAGCTGGGTGAAGCTAAGCAGGAAGGTTTGGTTCCAAAGCGCCTCTCAAATAACATTGGGACTCCTTCTAAGAAAAAGAATCTCATTGTCATAGGAATCATTACGACTTTTGGTCACAAGAAAAACAGAGATGCAATTCGTAGGGCATGGATGCCAGCAG GTTCAAATTTAAAGAAATTGGAGGATCAAAAGGGCATTGTCATACGATTTGTAATAGGAAGAAG TGCGAATCGCGGAGACAGCTCAGACAGGGACATCGAAATTGAAAATAAGGAGACCAATGACTTCATTGTTCTT GATGATCATGTGGAGGCACCTAGGGAGCAtccaaagaagataaaattaTTCTTCAGTTATGCAGTGGAGAAGTGGGATGCTGAGTTCTACACAAAGGTCAATGATAATGTCTATGTTAATATTG ATGCCTTGGGGGCAACACTCACTCCTCATTTGGACAAACCTCGTGTTTATATCGGATGCATGAAATCAGGCGAAGTTTTCTCTGAGCC GTCTCACAAATGGTATGAACCAGACTGGTGGAAATTTGGTGACAAAAAAAC ATACTTTCGTCACGCTTCGGGTGAGATATATGCCATTTCACAAGCTCTAGCCCAGTTTATTTCAATAAACag GTCAATTCTTCGAACATTTGCCCACGATGATGTTAGTGCTGGGTCATGGTTTATAGGACTTGATGCGATGCATATAGATGAAAGCAAGTTTTGCTGCTCCTCTTG gtgcGGTATGTGCAGCTGTATGACTTGA